A genomic window from Phocoena sinus isolate mPhoSin1 chromosome 20, mPhoSin1.pri, whole genome shotgun sequence includes:
- the C20H17orf78 gene encoding LOW QUALITY PROTEIN: uncharacterized protein C17orf78 homolog (The sequence of the model RefSeq protein was modified relative to this genomic sequence to represent the inferred CDS: deleted 2 bases in 1 codon), with protein sequence MDTILVFSLIITSYDAKKKELRDSSCQVELLPGLFLSKELASFSYLAFLLPEAQTEAKWPTFILNQTVATLQCLGSRSKVKVNLVYSGKRRKVKHTLKNLRVILFPRRNSTAPPSCHLTLTSKVQIGSLVTGKAFLPGISQCKVYPVMGASSETFPTTTTFVTPGKKGEKTTRIDDFSNTDEDLEKRQKWSIMVKFLIAVTLLFRGTAIIVFVIFEVPCPSQCLGARELCQCQRLWRRQRKEGQQPGVAESQTDSQPKKESVGQDAPKSSSSMKAAEITVVHETYF encoded by the exons ATGGATACCATCTTGGTTTTCAGCCTAATCATTACATCCTATGATGCTAAGAAGAAAG aactcAGAGACAGCAGCTGCCAAGTGGAACTGCTGCCTGGTCTCTTCCTCTCAAAGG AACTGGCTTCATTTTCCTACCTGGCTTTTCTCCTTCCAGAAGCTCAGACAGAAGCCAAATGGCCCACATTCATCCTAAATCAGACTGTGGCTACCTTGCAGTGTCTTGGTTCTAGGAGCAAAGTGAAAGTCAACCTTGTATATTCGGGAAAAAGGCGAAAGGTCAAGCACACTCTGAAGAACCTGAGAGTCATACTGTTCCCCCGCAGAAACAGCACTGCC CCACCGAGCTGTCACCTAACCCTCACATCCAAGGTTCAGATTGGATCCCTTGTGACAGGCAAAG cTTTTTTACCAGGGATCTCCCAGTGTAAGGTCTACCCAGTGATGGGGGCTTCATCAGAGACTTTTCCCACCACTACCACCTTCGTAACTCctgggaaaaaaggagagaaaactacAAGGATTGATGATTTTTCTA acACAGATGAGGACCTAGAGAAGAGGCAGAAATGGAGCATCATGGTCAAATTTCTGATTGCAGTCACGTTGTTGTTCAGGGGAACTGCCATTATAGTGTTTGTCATTTTTGAAGTCCCATGCCCT AGTCAATGCCTAGGAGCCAGAGAGCTATGCCAATGCCAGAGGTTGTGgagaaggcaaagaaaggaaGGCCAGCAACCTGGTGTAGCTGAATCCCAGACTGACTCTCAGCCCAAAAAGGAAAGT